One genomic segment of Hordeum vulgare subsp. vulgare chromosome 2H, MorexV3_pseudomolecules_assembly, whole genome shotgun sequence includes these proteins:
- the LOC123426958 gene encoding agmatine deiminase, which produces MVKAMAGCPAKMGFRMPAEWEPHEQCWMGWPERPDNWREHAGPARKTFERTAIAISKFEPVTICASTKQYPYVHELMQHQPNIRVVEMSMNDSWFRDTGPTFITREGGSDIGLSEQTIAGIDWEFNAWGGLGGGCFDDWSLDRSIARKIVEIERIPWFAHTMVLEGGSIHVDGEGTCITTEECLLNPNRNPHMTKLEIENELKDFLGVTKIIWIPLGLHGDEDTNGHVDNLCCFIKPGVILLSWTDDENDPQYEISVKALSALTQSVDAKGRQIEVVKIHVPGPLYITKEEGDGVLATGHAVPRVPGKRLAASYVNLYQANGGIIAPAFGDKKRDDAAREVLQKAFPDHEVVMVEGAREIVLGGGNIHCITQQQPVRPS; this is translated from the exons ATGGTGAAGGCCATGGCGGGGTGCCCGGCGAAGATGGGCTTCCGGATGCCCGCCGAGTGGGAGCCGCACGAGCAGTGCTGGATGGGCTGGCCC GAGCGTCCAGACAACTGGCGGGAGCATGCTGGGCCAGCTCGAAAAACATTTGAGAGAACTGCAATTGCCATTTCAAAGTTTGAGCCTGTCACCATTTGTGCAAGTACCAAACAG TATCCTTATGTCCACGAGCTGATGCAACACCAACCAAACATCAGGGTGGTCGAGATGAGCATGAATGATTCCTGGTTCCGTGATACTGGTCCCACT TTTATTACCCGTGAAGGCGGATCAGATATAGGACTTTCAGAGCAAACAATAGCGGGGATTGACTGGGAATTTAATGCATGGGGAG GACTAGGTGGTGGTTGCTTTGATGATTGGAGTCTTGACAGAAGCATTGCCAGGAAG ATAGTCGAGATTGAGAGGATCCCTTGGTTTGCACACACAATGGTTCTCGAGGGTGGAAGCATTCATGTAGATGGAGAAG GTACATGCATTACAACAGAAGAGTGCTTGCTGAATCCTAACAGGAACCCTCACATGACTAAACTAGAGATAGAGAATGAGCTGAAGGATTTTCTTGGAGTCACGAAGATCATTTGGATACCTCTGGGACTACACG GTGATGAGGATACAAATGGCCATGTTGACAATTTATGCTGTTTCATCAAACCCGGTGTGATTCTCTTGTCGTGGACCGATGACGAGAACGACCCACAGTACGAGATATCGGTGAAGGCACTATCAGCTCTCACTCAGTCCGTGGATGCGAAAGGGCGGCAGATAGAGGTGGTGAAGATCCACGTGCCAGGGCCTCTGTACATCACGAAGGAAGAGGGGGACGGTGTTCTTGCAACG GGGCATGCTGTACCGAGGGTACCGGGCAAGAGATTGGCCGCCTCGTATGTGAACTTGTACCAGGCAAACGGCGGGATCATAGCGCCGGCCTTCGGCGATAAGAAGCGGGACGACGCGGCGCGTGAGGTCCTCCAGAAGGCGTTCCCTGATCACGAG GTTGTGATGGTGGAGGGCGCGAGGGAGATCGTGCTGGGAGGTGGCAACATACACTGCATCACGCAGCAGCAGCCGGTGCGCCCATCGTAG